In Megalopta genalis isolate 19385.01 chromosome 7, iyMegGena1_principal, whole genome shotgun sequence, a single window of DNA contains:
- the LOC117229111 gene encoding decapping and exoribonuclease protein isoform X1 gives MFLYIHDLIDADGDFATPQIIGSYSINGDGEYCEDLSKLKYLKQSKKFPFNLDDTRGMITKSDKDVKISYLLRWITEHFDDLRNQNSNNATTKWLEADFVCYRGLLRTLLATPYDTEGWLICASKFKGTIYLCAYDTEAKKQRVLTETAYSKRCTLWGHKFEQYMVAASPTAEPDLSVPLNLNELFGGVFKSQLGNRVLLYAGEMDAIYSKEPILGTNTIKGKNIEFIELKTINKKFITRNGQMTNDQIAQRGEKLLRWFLQSHLVGIQRIICGCRDFKGVVNRIVELKIDKIREDSQKNWDFEICKKFAIGFIDRIREIVSLNYDNCMYQFIYEPGRNRINVVTSRPDPDPESEYTFLYSWYVNAARRHFENSEIAN, from the exons ATGTTTCTTTACATTCACGATTTAATAGACGCCGATGGTGACTTTGCTACGCCGCAAATTATTGGTAGTTACAGTATCAACGGTGACGGGGAATATTGTGAGGATTTATCtaaattgaaatatttgaaacaatccAAAAAGTTTCCTTTTAATCTCGATGACACTCGGGGGATGATAACAAAATCGGACAAAGACGTTAAAATCAGTTATCTATTACGATGGATAACGGAACATTTTGACGATCTTAGAAACCAAAATTCAAATAATGCAACCACAAAATG GTTAGAGGCAGACTTTGTCTGCTACCGCGGTTTATTAAGAACTTTGTTAGCCACTCCGTACGATACAGAAGGATGGCTAATATGTGCTTCAAAATTTAAGGGAACGATATATTTGTGCGCTTACGATACCGAGGCAAAAAAACAAAGAGTATTAACGGAAACTGCTTATAGTAAAAGATGTACACTTTGGGGACACAAATTTGAGCAATACATGGTTGCAG CATCACCTACTGCGGAACCCGATTTATCTGTTCCTCTAAAtctaaacgaattatttggcggAGTATTTAAGTCCCAGCTTGGTAATAGAGTTTTACTCTATGCCGGTGAAATGGACGCTATTTATTCCAAAGAACCGATATTAGGAACGAATACTATAAAAGGAAAAAATATCGAATTCATAGAATTAAAAACtatcaataaaaaatttattacTCGTAATGGTCAAatgacaaatgaccaaatagcTCAGAGAGGAGAAAAACTGTTAAGATGGTTTCTCCAAAGCCATTTAGTTGGTATACAAAGAATTATATGTGGCTGTAGAGACTTCAAAGGAGTTGTTAATAGGATAGTGGAATTGAAGATAGATAAGATAAGAGAGGATTCTCAG AAAAACTGGGATTTTGAAATTTGTAAAAAATTTGCGATTGGATTTATAGATCGCATAAGGGAAATTGTTTCCCTCAATTACGATAATTGTATGTATCAATTTATATATGAACCAGGAAGAAATCGTATTAACGTGGTGACATCTAGACCCGATCCTGACCCAGAATCagaatatacatttttatattcgTGGTACGTTAACGCAGCTAGACGCCACTTTGAGAACAGTGAAATAGCTAACTGA
- the LOC117229112 gene encoding p53 and DNA damage-regulated protein 1 isoform X2 codes for MKFDHDKALKHIELVEEKAGEILTDRQEIIALDKRRNDDRVGMRALQKEKCKNSWVTVGPLLFKMPSKTAEELLVKDQRECDIEINKLRSNLKIKVNELRDLELDTPVAGLLLKPMSHKEMSAIKQMLGENY; via the exons ATGAAATTTGATCATGACAAGGCATTAAAACACATAGAACTGGTAGAAGAAAAAGCTGGTGAAATTCTCACAGATCGGCAAGAAATAATTGCTTtggacaaaagaagaaatgacgATAGAGTTGGAATGAGAGCATTGCAAAAGGAGAAGTGTAAGAATAGTTGGGTAACCGTTGGACCACTGTTGTTTAAAATGCCATCTAAAACTGCAGAAGAGTTACTTGTGAAAG ATCAAAGAGAATGTGATATTGAAATCAACAAGTTAAGaagcaatttaaaaataaaagtaaacgAATTACGAGACCTGGAACTCGATACACCTGTCGCAGGCTTACTGTTAAAGCCTATGTCTCATAAAGAAATGTCTGCAATAAAACAAATGTTGGGTgaaaactattaa
- the LOC117229111 gene encoding decapping and exoribonuclease protein isoform X2 codes for MITKSDKDVKISYLLRWITEHFDDLRNQNSNNATTKWLEADFVCYRGLLRTLLATPYDTEGWLICASKFKGTIYLCAYDTEAKKQRVLTETAYSKRCTLWGHKFEQYMVAASPTAEPDLSVPLNLNELFGGVFKSQLGNRVLLYAGEMDAIYSKEPILGTNTIKGKNIEFIELKTINKKFITRNGQMTNDQIAQRGEKLLRWFLQSHLVGIQRIICGCRDFKGVVNRIVELKIDKIREDSQKNWDFEICKKFAIGFIDRIREIVSLNYDNCMYQFIYEPGRNRINVVTSRPDPDPESEYTFLYSWYVNAARRHFENSEIAN; via the exons ATGATAACAAAATCGGACAAAGACGTTAAAATCAGTTATCTATTACGATGGATAACGGAACATTTTGACGATCTTAGAAACCAAAATTCAAATAATGCAACCACAAAATG GTTAGAGGCAGACTTTGTCTGCTACCGCGGTTTATTAAGAACTTTGTTAGCCACTCCGTACGATACAGAAGGATGGCTAATATGTGCTTCAAAATTTAAGGGAACGATATATTTGTGCGCTTACGATACCGAGGCAAAAAAACAAAGAGTATTAACGGAAACTGCTTATAGTAAAAGATGTACACTTTGGGGACACAAATTTGAGCAATACATGGTTGCAG CATCACCTACTGCGGAACCCGATTTATCTGTTCCTCTAAAtctaaacgaattatttggcggAGTATTTAAGTCCCAGCTTGGTAATAGAGTTTTACTCTATGCCGGTGAAATGGACGCTATTTATTCCAAAGAACCGATATTAGGAACGAATACTATAAAAGGAAAAAATATCGAATTCATAGAATTAAAAACtatcaataaaaaatttattacTCGTAATGGTCAAatgacaaatgaccaaatagcTCAGAGAGGAGAAAAACTGTTAAGATGGTTTCTCCAAAGCCATTTAGTTGGTATACAAAGAATTATATGTGGCTGTAGAGACTTCAAAGGAGTTGTTAATAGGATAGTGGAATTGAAGATAGATAAGATAAGAGAGGATTCTCAG AAAAACTGGGATTTTGAAATTTGTAAAAAATTTGCGATTGGATTTATAGATCGCATAAGGGAAATTGTTTCCCTCAATTACGATAATTGTATGTATCAATTTATATATGAACCAGGAAGAAATCGTATTAACGTGGTGACATCTAGACCCGATCCTGACCCAGAATCagaatatacatttttatattcgTGGTACGTTAACGCAGCTAGACGCCACTTTGAGAACAGTGAAATAGCTAACTGA
- the LOC117229112 gene encoding p53 and DNA damage-regulated protein 1 isoform X1 produces MLQKMKFDHDKALKHIELVEEKAGEILTDRQEIIALDKRRNDDRVGMRALQKEKCKNSWVTVGPLLFKMPSKTAEELLVKDQRECDIEINKLRSNLKIKVNELRDLELDTPVAGLLLKPMSHKEMSAIKQMLGENY; encoded by the exons ATGTTACAGAAG ATGAAATTTGATCATGACAAGGCATTAAAACACATAGAACTGGTAGAAGAAAAAGCTGGTGAAATTCTCACAGATCGGCAAGAAATAATTGCTTtggacaaaagaagaaatgacgATAGAGTTGGAATGAGAGCATTGCAAAAGGAGAAGTGTAAGAATAGTTGGGTAACCGTTGGACCACTGTTGTTTAAAATGCCATCTAAAACTGCAGAAGAGTTACTTGTGAAAG ATCAAAGAGAATGTGATATTGAAATCAACAAGTTAAGaagcaatttaaaaataaaagtaaacgAATTACGAGACCTGGAACTCGATACACCTGTCGCAGGCTTACTGTTAAAGCCTATGTCTCATAAAGAAATGTCTGCAATAAAACAAATGTTGGGTgaaaactattaa